In Mustelus asterias chromosome 20, sMusAst1.hap1.1, whole genome shotgun sequence, a single genomic region encodes these proteins:
- the LOC144508748 gene encoding B-cell receptor CD22-like → MAMLTSLLFLLFASSELTLTLILAEDSIDSIPGTSVYFLMKKNTSGFLSMTWKVNASTTIVLATGGLTTYFGAYKERAELFINNATLRLDHVTHGDSGLYALDIIPISGQMQQAAIRLRIYTPISAVRVSISPEKDIFIQDVDSVTLKCAAVGTEPNYSWIVAGQPLPENPRYKLSADNASLSIHSVHTNDSKGFICSVRNPVSSVQSMPVILKILASVSNVIVAISPVSDGLVEDEDNVSLKCDAQGTAPAYSWSHSGKPLLENPRFTLSADHSALVIKPVKRSDSNEFICKATNALNSQHSEPVKLRIYYGPDSAQTNVTAGKCGSTYTGGFCVKNGSEVSLMCQAQSFPECNYTWSFNGITVSSETVHVIRNAEFNNTGNYRCLAENIYTKKMGDSEISILVYRPPVGEIACDAEGREDQLSLSCSWADGIPPTAIEMKVGSTTQTGLNKLNYTIAKPGNKLPIVLQCKGQHVMSTETCRKILDEPQLFAPTGSQITVVPNENVSLKVSQTERAKFSNPFLPATFTWSKAELSTIQSGTKFIVNSNDTFSELVIKSLEKADEGTYTCLAKNMIGQKAFQFEVNFANELNVGLIVGATFGTLAGVVIISLVITFCIRRNKKRDVLPDVSREVKTSDGSKSEGATDVEYAQITILKKPEHKAADATDPKAKVNKPTKTGAPEVIYAQVKTSKQEHKADSTDLYAQVDKNNASKNTVPSKFYEQEQTVNEEINNIFFEGAQPRLEIV, encoded by the exons aTGGCGATGCTCACGTCCCTTTTATTCCTCCTGTTCGCCAGTTCAG AATTGACGCTAACTCTTATTCTGGCTGAGGATTCAATTGACAGCATTCCTGGAACCTCCGTGTATTTTCTGATGAAAAAGAATACCTCGGGATTTCTTAGTATGACTTGGAAAGTCAATGCCAGCACGACGATAGTGCTAGCAACGGGAGGTTTAACAACATACTTCGGGGCATATAAAGAGAGGGCAGAACTTTTCATTAACAATGCGACTTTACGCCTTGATCATGTGACACACGGAGACTCTGGCCTGTATGCATTAGATATAATCCCCATCTCCGGGCAAATGCAACAAGCCGCAATTAGACTTCGAATATACA CCCCGATATCCGCTGTGAGGGTCAGCATCAGCCCAGAGAAAGATATATTCATCCAAGACGTGGACAGCGTGACGCTGAAGTGTGCGGCCGTGGGAACTGAACCCAACTATTCCTGGATTGTCGCTGGGCAACCTTTGCCAGAGAATCCGCGGTACAAACTCTCTGCCGATAATGCCAGCCTGTCGATCCATTCGGTGCACACTAATGACAGCAAAGGGTTCATCTGCAGCGTTAGGAACCCTGTGAGCAGCGTGCAGAGCATGCCAGTGATTTTAAAGATATTGG CCAGTGTGTCCAATGTAATTGTAGCTATCAGTCCGGTATCAGATGGATTGGTGGAGGATGAAGATAATGTGAGCCTGAAGTGTGACGCACAGGGAACTGCTCCAGCCTACTCCTGGAGCCACTCTGGAAAACCATTACTTGAAAACCCGCGATTTACACTTTCTGCAGATCACAGCGCTTTGGTGATCAAACCTGTGAAACGAAGCGATAGTAACGAGTTCATCTGCAAAGCAACTAATGCTCTGAACAGCCAACACAGTGAACCAGTCAAGTTGCGGATTTACT ATGGACCAGATTCAGCCCAGACAAATGTCACGGCAGGGAAGTGCGGTAGCACCTACACGGGAGGATTTTGTGTGAAGAATGGTTCAGAAGTGAGTCTCATGTGCCAGGCTCAGTCTTTTCCTGAGTGTAACTATACGTGGTCGTTCAATGGAATTACCGTCAGCAGTGAAACGGTGCACGTGATACGCAACGCAGAGTTTAACAACACTGGAAATTATAGGTGCCTCGCAGAGAACATCTATACTAAGAAAATGGGCGATTCGGAAATATCAATCCTGGTGTATA GGCCACCTGTCGGAGAGATTGCATGTGATGCCGAAGGGAGAGAAGATCAACTGAGTTTGTCCTGTTCATGGGCGGATGGGATACCGCCAACAGCCATTGAAATGAAAGTTGGGTCGACCACTCAAACGGGATTAAATAAATTGAATTACACCATTGCAAAACCGGGCAACAAATTACCAATTGTTCTACAATGCAAAGGACAGCACGTGATGTCCACAGAAACTTGTAGAAAAATTTTAG ATGAGCCTCAGCTCTTTGCACCTACTGGGTCACAAATAACCGTGGTTCCAAATGAAAATGTCAGTTTGAAAGTGTCCCAAACGGAGCGGgcgaaattctcaaatccattccttCCCGCGACCTTCACGTGGTCTAAAGCGGAACTCTCGACCATTCAGTCCGGCACCAAGTTTATCGTCAATTCAAACGATACCTTCTCTGAATTAGTGATCAAGAGTCTTGAAAAAGCGGATGAAGGGACATACACCTGTCTGGCGAAAAACATGATTGGACAGAAGGCCTTTCAGTTTGAAGTGAATTTCGCAAACGAAT TGAATGTGGGTCTCATTGTGGGAGCAACTTTCGGGACATTGGCTGGCGTGGTGATAATATCTCTGGTGATAACATTTTGCATTCGGAGGAATAAGAAAAGAG ATGTTCTCCCAGACGTCTCTAGAGAAGTGAAGACATCGGATGGAAGTAAAAGTGAAG GTGCTACAGACGTTGAATACGCTCAGATCACAATATTGAAGAAACCCGAACACAAAG CAGCTGACGCAACAGATCCAAAAGCGAAAGTGAATAAACCCACAAAAACTG GTGCTCCAGAAGTAATTTATGCTCAGGTTAAAACTTCAAAGCAAGAACATAAAG CTGACTCAACAGATTTATATGCACAAGTGGATAAAAACAATGCATCAAAGAATACAG TGCCTTCGAAGTTTTACGAACAAGAGCAGACAGTGAACGAAGAAATAAATAATATATTTTTTGAAGGAGCACAGCCGCGGTTAGAGATTGTGTAG